ATTAAAAATTGCAATCATATTATATATCCCATTTATGATCAGTAAAAAAATGCCTAGAGTATTAAGTAAACCAAAATTAATTTTAAGTCCTATTGTATTAGCATTAGGTTGTACGTTTTTAGTTTTCCTACAAAAAGACGTAGGGCAAACATTACTAATATTAATTATTTTAGTTGCGATCATTTTTTATTCAGGAATTGGGGTAAACAAAGTCCTAAGATTTGGTATACCAGCAGTGCTAGGATTCTTAGTAGTATTTGTCATTGCATTAATGGCTGGTTGGTTACCAAGTTATTTAACTGCCAGATTTAGTACGCTAACAGATCCATTCCAATTCGAATCAGGAACTGGATACCATATTTCCAATTCATTGCTTGCGATAGGTAACGGTGGCGTATTTGGAAAAGGATTAGGAAATAGTGCAATGAAATTGGGCTATTTACCAGAACCACATACAGATTTTATTTTTGCAATTATTTGCGAAGAATTAGGTTTAATCGGAGGATTGCTAGTTATTACTTTAGAGTTCTTTATTGTATATCGTGCCTTCCAGTTTGCAAATAAAACATCATCATATTTTTATAAACTTGTGTGTGTTGGGATTGCCACATACTTTGGAAGTCAAACGTTTGTAAACATTGGCGGTATTTCGGCAACAATTCCATTAACTGGTGTGCCATTGCCATTTATCAGCTTTGGTGGATCATCAATGATTAGTTTAAGTATTGCTATGGGTTTACTTCTGATTGTAGGTAAACAAATCAAAGTAGACCAGCAACGAAAGAAACAAC
The genomic region above belongs to Staphylococcus aureus and contains:
- the ftsW gene encoding cell division peptidoglycan polymerase FtsW, whose translation is MKNFRSILRYIGKTSKFIDYPLLVTYIVLSLIGLVMVYSASMVPATKGTLTGGIDVPGTYFYNRQLAYVIMSFIIVFFIAFLMNVKLLSNIKVQKGMIITIVSLLLLTLVIGKDINGSKSWINLGFMNLQASELLKIAIILYIPFMISKKMPRVLSKPKLILSPIVLALGCTFLVFLQKDVGQTLLILIILVAIIFYSGIGVNKVLRFGIPAVLGFLVVFVIALMAGWLPSYLTARFSTLTDPFQFESGTGYHISNSLLAIGNGGVFGKGLGNSAMKLGYLPEPHTDFIFAIICEELGLIGGLLVITLEFFIVYRAFQFANKTSSYFYKLVCVGIATYFGSQTFVNIGGISATIPLTGVPLPFISFGGSSMISLSIAMGLLLIVGKQIKVDQQRKKQQQKVDIRRQFN